The sequence TGGGAAGTGACCAAGCGGATCAATGGGTGAGACCCGAATCTTTAGCAGAAGCCATCTGTTATCTCGCCTCAGAGGGCGCAAGAGAAGTTCGAGGCGCAACCCTTCCCGTTTACGGAAAACTTTAACTTAATTTTGGTTATTTGTTCTTTGTTCTTCGTTCTTTGTTATTTAATAACCAATGACAGATGACTAATGACTAATGACAGTGGTCGGGTGCTCACTCTTTGCGACGTTGAAAGAGATGGGCTTCCCGACCGCCTCCTCGTTAAATATCTTTTTCGCTTAACTCACGGTTCATGTGATCAAAGGGTTTGTCAATGAAGGAAGTATCAAGCATTCCCGCATCTTCCGCCATTTTCTTCACCATTTCTTTCATGATTTCAATTCCGCGAACCGTGGGCGCGATGGGAACGCCAAGCGAATTGTAAGTTTCTCGTAACCCCTGTAAAACTCGCTCATCTAAAACATAAGTATCCCCAGCGACTAACGCATAAGTGGCATAACGGAGATAATAATCCATATCCCGCAAACAGGCGGAATAACGGCGAGTTGTATAAGCATTTCCACTGGGGCGAATTAACTCTGGTTGTTCATCAAAGAGTTGTCTTCCCGCTTCTTTCACGATTGCAGCAGCATTAGAATTAATCAGAGTCGCTGCTTGGACTCGCGCCATCCCGGATGCAAAATAAGACTGAAGCTCATCCATCGCATCACGGTCTAAATAGCGACCGGTTACATCATAATTTTTAATTAGAGTTGTGACTGCATCTCGCATCTTTTATTATCCTCCCAAAGCAACTGATTTTATGATGATCTAAAAAATAAGTTTAGTGTCTTGCTCCCCTGTCATTGCCAGTGAAGCAATTTTGTAATCTTGATTATTCTATCGTTTCCCTGCTCTCATCATCCCCTCTGTTGCAACATTTTCTGAGATCTGGCGTTACAAAACTTAATTATCTCGACCCATTACTCCAAAGACTCAAAGCCTGATGCACTTGATCTTAAACTTGATCGGGGAATAACACTTACCAGTAAGAAGTTACCCAAGAACCAATAATAATGACTAAAAAACAAGCTCAACCTTTTCTGAAGTGGGCTGGGGGAAAAACGCAACTCCTAGCACAAATCGAATCCTTTTTTCCTAAAGAATTACTAATGGGTTCAATGACAAGATACATTGAGCCATTTGTGGGCGGAGGAGCCCTCTTTTTTAAGGTTGCTAATACTTATCCGATTCAAGACTTTATAATCTCTGATATTAATCCTGAGTTAATTCTCGCTTATCAAACGATTCAAAAAGAAGTTGAGGGATTAATTAATCACTTATGGGATAAACAAAAAACCTATCTGGCGTTACCTGGGGAAGAACGAAAAAACTTTTTTTATCAAGTCCGCACTGATTATAATCAACAACGCAATCAAATCAACTTTGATCTTTATACGTCAAACTGGATTGAAAGAACTGCTCAACTGATCTTCCTCAATCGAACCTGTTTTAATGGACTATTTCGAGTGAATTCAAAAGGAGAGTTTAATGTCCCCTTCGGTCGCTATAAAAAGCCTAGAATTTGCGATGCAGATAATCTCAGACAAGTTGCCAAAATTTTAGAGCAAACAGCAATTCATCAAGGAGATTTCACCCAATGCAAAGCATTCGTTGATCAGGCTTCTTTCGTTTATTTCGATCCACCCTATCGACCGATTAGCAAAACATCAAGTTTTAATGCTTATTCTAAGCAAAGTTTCAATAATTCCGAACAGTTAAGGTTGAGAGATTTTTTCCACTTATTGGATCAAAAAGGAGCAAAATTATTATTGAGTAATTCTGATCCCAAAAATGAAGACCCAACAGATGATTTTTTTGAAAATGCTTATTATCCTTATCGAATTGAAAGAGTGGAAGCAGCCCGAAATATTAATAGCAACGCGAGTAAGCGGGGAAAAATAAAGGAATTGGTAATTATAAATTATTAGAACATAAGATTTAAAATATTAATATAGAATGAATTATAAAAATAGTTTGAAATGTCACAAAGATTAAAATCTAGGCAAAAAATAGCATTGGATGTTGCTGAAAAATGTATTAATCTACTCAAACAAGAATACAGAGCAATTGATGTAATTTTATTTGGTTCTCTCCGTGGAGATTCCCCTTGGCATTGGGATTCTGATCTTGATTTAGCGGTAATTGGACTATCACGTCAAGAGATTGATGAAGCCTACGATAAGATAGAGGAGATTACACCGGATTGGTTAAAAGTTGACTTAGTTTCTTTAGAAAATGTTTCCCCAGAAGTCCGTTCCCGAATTTTACAAAAAACGCCAATGCCGAATGATAAATATCTAGCTTTGAAATCTCGAATTGAAGATGAATTGGTTTCTATTGAACGTAACTTAGAGCGGTTGAAATTAGTTTTACAGCCAGCTGAAACAATTCCAGAAGTGGCATTAGTTCCTGCATTATCCAGCTACATTAATGATTTTTATCGAGGATGCGAGAGAATTAGTGAATCTGTTGCTGTGACACTTGATGGCAATTTACCACAAGGGAAAAATTGGCATCAAGCATTATTACGACAAGTTGCGGATGTTGGAGGTGAAGATCGTCCTCCTTTGTGGAGTGGTTCTCTTTTATTGGAATTAGATGAATATCGTAAATTTCGCCACTTAGTGTTACATACCTATAATGTGGAACTCAAAACAGAACGAGTTCAAGAATTAGCCTCTAATTTGGAATCAGTGTTCGAGAAAATTCAACAAGCAATTATAAGTTTTAATGGGTGGCTAGAAGAACAAGCATCAAACGGTAGTAAATCATAAACTTAATCACCCGTTCGGTCATACTAACCTTTGTGGAGGGAATTAACCCATAGCAACTTTCCAAAATTTTTATCTAAGATCAAAGTAGATTGTCTCAATCTAATCACGTTTCATTCTCGCGCATCAGAGGAGGTGTATCGTCATGATTAATGTCATTCGTCGTAGCCAGATGATCGGATTAATGGCAATGGATCGTAGCACCGCAACGGGTTATGGCAAGATTGATGAAGTTTGGGTGGATGACTCTGGTCGTGTTTCTTATTTCAGTAGCGATGAAGGTTATGTTCCGTTAGATGAAGTGGCGGTTGTGGGACCAGATGCGGTTTTAAGCTACTCTTATTTTGGCATGGAAACCCCGAGTGATGTGTTCCGTCAACTGCATCGCACCCCAATCCGAATGTCTCGCACAAGTGATGCAGTGGGTTGGATTGAAGATTTCTTGTTTGATTGGGAAACGGGAGATATTGTGGCTTATATTTTAGGCGGTGAGATTGCGAGTCCATTCGACGATCGCGCGGTCTTATTTCCCGATGATATTGAAGTCATCGACACCGATGCGGTTGTGATTAAAGAAGGGGCAAAAGATCGCCTGAAAAGTGAATCTGAAGGGCTAAAAGGCTTTTTAAGCGAAAAATCCCAACAAGTGAAACATTTTGTCAGACGGATGCGCGATCGCGCTGAATCGCTAATTAAACCTGATGATCAACCAGAAACTGTCCGTATCAAAGTCAAACAAGTAGGGGATGAACTCGCTGCTTCCGGAAAACATGACGACAACGCCATCAAAGAAGCAACTGCTTTTCTGCAAGATAAATGGGATGATTTACAACATCGCGCCAGCAAAGCCGGAAAACGGATGAAAAAAGCACTAGATCAGGCTTGGCATCGTATAAATGAGCCCTTTTAGATTGTATCCTCTTGATTTTTTTGTGAAAGATTTGATAGTTTTACCTTAAGCAAAATCACAGCTTATTCGTTAATTAGAATTGACAATTGGAGAAACTGGAGACATGATCATGCCTCGACAATCAGTCACTCCTACTAATGATCCTTAAGCGGTTCCCTTTCCATGTTAATGATAAAGATCAGGGGTGACCTTTCGGTTATCCTTTTTTTGATTAAAGGTCAGTCGTCTGAGTAGCGCGATCGCGTATTCATCAGATATTAATAAGGCTTCTCTTCTTTTCTTCAGAAAAACTTATATTACAAAACCTTACAAGCCACGAAAAACCAAGGGTTAGAAGGGGCAAATTTGGAATTTGACAATTTCTATGATATTTTGAACATGGGATGGTGGATTGTTGTGACTAAACCTCAAAAAAGAGACTTCTCTCCCCTAATCCATCGTTACTCAGAAAAATAATTGCTTCATTTTCTCACCCAGAGATGAGATGAATTTATATTAAGCAAGGTGTCTGGAAACGGAAAAGGGCTTGACAAAAATCGGTTTATCTGGATTAGCCAGGGAGAAAGGTTGAAAACAAAACGGGTTTGAAACCCACCGCTCTCTGACTATTTTACAGAAGTCGCCGCACGCGCCAACGTGCTTTAGCCGTTGGATATAAGGCGGTGAGTTGAAGGCTTCGATAGCCTGAAAACGAACAAACCCTACAAGTTTGTGTACAATGGAATTATCTTCAATTTCGCGAGAAGTAAAGTTCCGGTTGTTGAAGATATTGAGGTAGGGCGCTATCTCAGGTGTTAGAGAGAGTAAGACAGGCTTGCCCTGCGTCTCTTGTTTGACCGCTGAATCAAGCGCGTCTTTAAGACGTGGGAGTGCGTCAATCTTGTTGAGTTTCGTTACTTCAGCCCAACCTCCGTTTGATTTGGCTAAATGACTAATAACTCAGAGAATGAGAGGAGGGTGTTTCTTCAACGTGATGATGAGTTTCCCCTTCCGTTTCGCTGGGGAGTTGCAGTTGACCCCGTTCTGCTAGGTCGGTAAACTTACCAATATGGCGGAATTTCTGATAGCGTTGTTCCCGTCGCTGCTGGGGAGACAGTTGCATTAGTTCGTCTAAGTTGGCAATTAAGGCTTCTTTTAAGAAGTTTGCTGCGCCAATGGGATCAGCGTGAGCCCCGCGTACTGGCTCGGATAAGATTTGATCTAAGATTCCCAGTTTTTTTAAGTCCCAAGAGGTGATTTTCAGAGCTTCACAGGCTTGTTCTGACTTGCCAGAGTCTTTCCAGAGAATCGCTGCACAGGCTTCTGGGGTTGCGACTGTGTAAACGGCGTGTTCTAGCATTAAAATGCGATCGCCGACCCCAATGCCTAAAGCACCGCCTGATCCCCCTTCACCAATTACCGTGCAGAGAATGGGAACATCAAGGCTAAACATTTCTCGTAAATTGTACGCGATCGCCTCTCCTTGTCCTGTTTTTTCCGCTTCGACACCCGCCCACGCGCCAGGGGTGTCAATGAAAGTACATACGGGCATTCGGAAACGATTGGCGTGTTCCATCAAACGCATTGCTTTTCGGTAGCCACTGGGAGAAGCCATGCCAAAATTACGGGCAACATTGTCTTTCGTATCGCGTCCTTTCTGGTGCCCTAACATCATCACGGGGCGACCGTTAAGACGAGCAATTCCGCCGACTAAAGCTGGATCATCATGTCCTGCGCGATCGCCGTGTAATTCAAACCATTCTTCGCTCATTGCTTGGATATAGTCAAGGGTACTGGGGCGACGGGGATGGCGGGCTAACTGTAGGCGTTGAGCAGGTGTCAAAGTGCTAAAAATTTCCTTGCGTAGTTGTACCGCCTTTTCTTCAAGATGTTGAATTTGATCAGAAACATCCACTTGATTATTTTCTGCCAATTCACGAATTTGTTCAATCCGTGATTCTAACTCTGATAAGGGTTTTTCAAATTCAAGGAGGAAGGTTTTGCGGTTTGATTTTGACATAGAAGAGTTGCTAGTGATCAAGCAGAAAACGACTGATTATGAAGACAAGAGAGCAAGTCTATCTTTTATTTAGCACTGACGGCTTCCTTCAACAAGAGGGGATGAAAGCCATGTTTTTGAGAGACTTCACCAATCTGTTCCATTTTGGCTAAAGTAATCTGGTTTCGTCCCCAAGAGAAATTAGTGTACCATTTTTCAAACTCCAGTAACATCGCCTCAGCAAAACAAGCAAATAACTGGCGATTAGGAACTTCCATATCCACTGCTTCCATGACAGTCCACTCAATATCTAAAGCGTGTTCCACAATCCCTCCTTTGAGAATCACCACCTCTGGATGTTGGATGCGAGCATCAAAGTTTTTGGGATAACCGCCATCAATAATTAAACAAGGTTTTTTGACCATTTCTGGATCAATTTCAACCCCTTTCGGTAAACTTGCTACCCAAACCACAATATCAGCTTGAGCAAGTGCCTCATCCATCTCTATAATTTTGCCCCGTCCTAATTCTGATTGCAATGCTTCTAAACGTTCTTGGGTGCGGGCAACTAATAATAAATCCTGAATAGATGTTTTGGCATTGAGCCAGCGACAAACAGCGCTCCCAATGTCACCGGTTGCGCCACACACGGCGACAGTTGCTTGTGAAAGATTAATTCCCATTTGTTCTGCTGCCAGTTCAACCTGACGACAAATAATATAAGCAGTATGGGTATTGCCCGTGGTAAAGCGCCGAAAATCTAAGTCCACGTTGCGAACCTGACGGTTATTCTGAAGATTAAAATTTTCAAAGACAATCGAAGAAAAGCCCCCAAGAGCAGTAATATCGATATTGGCTTTTTGGGCATGAGCCATAGCATTGAGAACTTTCCGCACCGCTGCTTTAATCCGACGCTGCGTCAACATTTCTGGAAGGAAAGCCGATTCCACATATTTCCCGTAAATGGTTGCTCCCGTCAAACTGGTTACTGTTATCTCATCAATAATCTGGGGAGGAGCAGAACACCAAAAATCCAACTCTTGTCCCTGATATTCAGAGAAGCCAAGTTTTTCAGCAGTCTTATGCGCTTGTTCCAGACTCGTCGAGTGACCGATCAAACCAAACATGAATTTTCGCTGTCAACCTTTAAATCAGGTCGTTGTAAATAGATAAAGTGATGAGACAAGTTAAAAACTCGCCCTCTTCAATCTTAAGACGTTTAACTCGATTAGAAAAGTCTTCTAGGAGATCACTCCCAAAAAAAGCCCCGCCACAATTGGGCGAGGACGTTAGACTGAAGTCATTCTAAGTGAGTTGCAAAACTACTCAGTGAACTTAACCTTCTCGCAGTCCATAAGCAGACATCTTCATAATTTCCCGAGTATTAAACCCGATGTTACTCAAGG comes from Halothece sp. PCC 7418 and encodes:
- a CDS encoding long-chain acyl-[acyl-carrier-protein] reductase — its product is MFGLIGHSTSLEQAHKTAEKLGFSEYQGQELDFWCSAPPQIIDEITVTSLTGATIYGKYVESAFLPEMLTQRRIKAAVRKVLNAMAHAQKANIDITALGGFSSIVFENFNLQNNRQVRNVDLDFRRFTTGNTHTAYIICRQVELAAEQMGINLSQATVAVCGATGDIGSAVCRWLNAKTSIQDLLLVARTQERLEALQSELGRGKIIEMDEALAQADIVVWVASLPKGVEIDPEMVKKPCLIIDGGYPKNFDARIQHPEVVILKGGIVEHALDIEWTVMEAVDMEVPNRQLFACFAEAMLLEFEKWYTNFSWGRNQITLAKMEQIGEVSQKHGFHPLLLKEAVSAK
- a CDS encoding DNA adenine methylase, which gives rise to MTKKQAQPFLKWAGGKTQLLAQIESFFPKELLMGSMTRYIEPFVGGGALFFKVANTYPIQDFIISDINPELILAYQTIQKEVEGLINHLWDKQKTYLALPGEERKNFFYQVRTDYNQQRNQINFDLYTSNWIERTAQLIFLNRTCFNGLFRVNSKGEFNVPFGRYKKPRICDADNLRQVAKILEQTAIHQGDFTQCKAFVDQASFVYFDPPYRPISKTSSFNAYSKQSFNNSEQLRLRDFFHLLDQKGAKLLLSNSDPKNEDPTDDFFENAYYPYRIERVEAARNINSNASKRGKIKELVIINY
- a CDS encoding PRC-barrel domain-containing protein, whose protein sequence is MINVIRRSQMIGLMAMDRSTATGYGKIDEVWVDDSGRVSYFSSDEGYVPLDEVAVVGPDAVLSYSYFGMETPSDVFRQLHRTPIRMSRTSDAVGWIEDFLFDWETGDIVAYILGGEIASPFDDRAVLFPDDIEVIDTDAVVIKEGAKDRLKSESEGLKGFLSEKSQQVKHFVRRMRDRAESLIKPDDQPETVRIKVKQVGDELAASGKHDDNAIKEATAFLQDKWDDLQHRASKAGKRMKKALDQAWHRINEPF
- a CDS encoding nucleotidyltransferase family protein; translation: MSQRLKSRQKIALDVAEKCINLLKQEYRAIDVILFGSLRGDSPWHWDSDLDLAVIGLSRQEIDEAYDKIEEITPDWLKVDLVSLENVSPEVRSRILQKTPMPNDKYLALKSRIEDELVSIERNLERLKLVLQPAETIPEVALVPALSSYINDFYRGCERISESVAVTLDGNLPQGKNWHQALLRQVADVGGEDRPPLWSGSLLLELDEYRKFRHLVLHTYNVELKTERVQELASNLESVFEKIQQAIISFNGWLEEQASNGSKS
- the apcB gene encoding allophycocyanin subunit beta, which produces MRDAVTTLIKNYDVTGRYLDRDAMDELQSYFASGMARVQAATLINSNAAAIVKEAGRQLFDEQPELIRPSGNAYTTRRYSACLRDMDYYLRYATYALVAGDTYVLDERVLQGLRETYNSLGVPIAPTVRGIEIMKEMVKKMAEDAGMLDTSFIDKPFDHMNRELSEKDI
- the accA gene encoding acetyl-CoA carboxylase carboxyl transferase subunit alpha; the encoded protein is MSKSNRKTFLLEFEKPLSELESRIEQIRELAENNQVDVSDQIQHLEEKAVQLRKEIFSTLTPAQRLQLARHPRRPSTLDYIQAMSEEWFELHGDRAGHDDPALVGGIARLNGRPVMMLGHQKGRDTKDNVARNFGMASPSGYRKAMRLMEHANRFRMPVCTFIDTPGAWAGVEAEKTGQGEAIAYNLREMFSLDVPILCTVIGEGGSGGALGIGVGDRILMLEHAVYTVATPEACAAILWKDSGKSEQACEALKITSWDLKKLGILDQILSEPVRGAHADPIGAANFLKEALIANLDELMQLSPQQRREQRYQKFRHIGKFTDLAERGQLQLPSETEGETHHHVEETPSSHSLSY